Proteins encoded by one window of Arachis hypogaea cultivar Tifrunner chromosome 1, arahy.Tifrunner.gnm2.J5K5, whole genome shotgun sequence:
- the LOC112707832 gene encoding uncharacterized protein isoform X2, producing the protein MASNQKRGFLYIYKAGNHHQRKKDEDNQGKKSNSSRSWLQRLTRTRNSSNAEKIVVEEGGFVEARNSTSCLELGGGGGGGGEGFVEGRKSVSCIETRTAASSPAVTVSKGVIFEERRKSVSQIEGDFGGGVEKVVVDEGRKSVSQIETLSSVTAYLQVKVLVSDMPSFMQVHAFRSARRTFDSLEQFSSKHIAHNIKKAQLSPHVHCIDSVC; encoded by the coding sequence ATGGCTAGTAACCAAAAGAGAGGGTTCTTGTACATTTATAAAGCTGGAAATCATCATCAGAGAAAGAAGGATGAGGATAATCAAGGCAAGAAATCCAATTCATCTAGAAGTTGGTTGCAAAGGCTAACCAGAACTCGAAATTCTTCAAATGCTGAAAAGATTGTTGTTGAAGAAGGTGGGTTTGTGGAAGCAAGAAATTCAACATCATGCTTGGagttaggaggaggaggaggaggaggaggagaaggatttGTAGAGGGAAGAAAATCAGTTTCTTGCATAGAGACAAGAACAGCAGCATCATCACCAGCAGTAACAGTATCAAAAGGAGTGATATTTGAGGAGAGAAGAAAATCAGTGTCTCAGATTGAGGGAGATTTTGGAGGAGGAGTAGAAAAGGTTGTTGTTGATGAAGGCAGAAAATCAGTGTCACAGATTGAGACATTGTCATCAGTGACAGCATATCTTCAGGTTAAGGTTTTGGTTTCTGACATGCCAAGTTTCATGCAAGTGCATGCCTTTCGTTCTGCTAGAAGAACCTTTGATAGCTTGGAACAGTTTAGTTCTAAACACATTGCTCATAACATTAAGAAG
- the LOC140183829 gene encoding uncharacterized protein: MAFEVKMNLEGAADTVRCRPFPVTLAGPAIKWFNALSNSSISYFDDFSKKFVTQFTTRIAKAKHAISLIRVTQRQDKPTRKYLDKFNDEFLTVDGLTESTASLCLTDGLMNKGFRKHLTNKLIWTMHEIQIVAKEYINDER; the protein is encoded by the coding sequence ATGGCCTTCGAAGTTAAGATGAACCTAGAGGGAGCAGCCGACACAGTCCGGTGTAGACCCTTCCCGGTAACATTGGCTGGACCGGCCATCAAGTGGTTCAATGCTCTCTCAAACAGCTCGATATCCTACTTCGATGACTTCTCTAAGAAATTCGTGACGCAATTTACCACACGGATTGCAAAAGCAAAACACGCGATTAGCCTAATCAGAGTCACACAAAGACAAGACAAACCCACAAGAAAATACCTTGACAAGTTCAACGACGAGTTCTTGACAGTCGATGGACTCACAGAGTCCACGGCCAGTCTTTGCCTAACCGATGGACTAATGAACAAGGGCTTCAGGAAACACCTCACAAACAAACTGATCTGGACGATGCACGAAATTCAGATCGTGGCAAAGGAGTACATAAACGATGAGAGGTAA
- the LOC112769161 gene encoding uncharacterized protein, translating to MSDQQKGLIPTFDELLSGIDHRFCVRHLYNNFRKRFPGVQLKMMMWKAAKAIYVQEWKRRMKEIQLIDQGAYNHLMEIPAKYWSKSRFNYFLRVDTLVNNMCECFNSVIVEAREKPIVSTLEDIKIYLMNRWADNIQSIVTYAGEILPKINKKIEREFDKGGEWLAIYAGRDKYEVSSSQGNKDKFVVDLNLHECSCRKFQLTGYPCEHAMSYIRKMCLDVKNYVNKYYRKETYVDYYQHVIYPENDDVLPPVFRKLIGRPKLSRNKTGDEPRNNGPLAKLSRTGQ from the exons ATGAGCGACCAACAAAAG GGATTGATCCCTACCTTTGATGAGTTGCTGTCTGGCATAGACCACAGGTTTTGTGTCAGACACTTATATAACAATTTCAGAAAAAGGTTCCCAGGTGTTCAGCTAAAGATGATGATGTGGAAGGCTGCAAAGGCAATATATGTCCAGGAGTGGAAGAGAAGGATGAAGGAGATTCAGCTGATTGATCAAGGAGCTTATAATCATCTCATGGAGATCCCTGCCAAGTATTGGAGCAAGTCcaggtttaattattttcttaGAGTTGATACACTTGTAAACAACATGTGTGAGTGTTTTAACTCTGTTATTGTAGAGGctagagagaaacccattgtgtcTACGTTAGAAGATATTAAGATTTATCTAATGAATAGGTGGGCTGACAACATACAAAGTATAGTTACATATGCTGGAGAAATTTTgccaaaaataaacaagaaaattgaaaGAGAGTTTGATAAGGGTGGAGAATGGTTGGCCATATATGCGGGTAGGGACAAGTATGAGGTGTCTAGCAGTCAGGGTAATAAAGACAAATTTGTTGTGGACTTAAACTTACATGAGTGCTCCTGTAGAAAGTTTCAACTAACAGGTTACCCTTGTGAGCATGCCATGAGTTACATTAGGAAAATGTGTTTGGATGTTAAGAACTATGTGAACAAGTACTATAGGAAAGAGACATACGTGGACTACTATCAACATGTAATCTACCCAGAGAATGATGATGTGCTGCCACCAGTGTTTAGGAAACTAATAGGGCGCCCAAAACTAAGCAGGAACAAAACTGGTGATGAGCCACGCAACAATGGACCACTGGCTAAATTATCCAGGACTGGACAATAA